In Synechococcus sp. CB0101, a genomic segment contains:
- a CDS encoding GspH/FimT family pseudopilin, with translation MSRLAQASGFSLVELLVGVAILGLLAALGWGGGSESLARQRLEAATRRLDQGIQRGRAEAQKIGRPCGLSLQEEGWAPPVGGVMPPCLHTLESLKDPIAAGEVQLSHNFPAVLRFSSNGLVLDGGTAVLQAAGTSLQRCLVMALPLGITRLGRYQGGRCEPDPSL, from the coding sequence ATGAGTCGGCTAGCGCAAGCCTCAGGCTTTTCGCTCGTGGAATTGCTCGTGGGCGTGGCGATTCTGGGGCTGTTGGCGGCGTTGGGATGGGGTGGAGGTTCTGAAAGCCTGGCCCGCCAGCGCCTGGAGGCCGCAACCCGCCGCCTGGATCAAGGCATTCAGCGCGGCCGAGCTGAAGCCCAGAAGATCGGCCGCCCCTGCGGCTTGAGCTTGCAGGAGGAGGGATGGGCTCCGCCTGTTGGCGGTGTGATGCCCCCGTGTTTGCACACGCTGGAGAGCCTGAAGGACCCCATCGCTGCCGGTGAGGTGCAGCTCAGCCACAACTTCCCGGCAGTGCTGCGCTTTTCAAGCAACGGCCTGGTGCTCGATGGCGGCACTGCGGTGTTGCAGGCGGCGGGGACAAGCCTGCAGCGCTGTTTGGTGATGGCTTTGCCGCTGGGCATCACCCGGCTCGGTCGCTATCAGGGTGGACGCTGTGAACCCGATCCATCGCTGTAG
- a CDS encoding calcium-binding protein: MHLHHQLLIEQRQRVATGFSLLELLLAASMGGLLCIVAADAMIAHLRSNASLEATERLRSDWSRTSHFIESEVALSERVLTSAESVNLNQCSTAIAADSEFRFALEIRRDLPPAIYFVRSNSDDAEQQVWNGSHSLFRCGPGIDQNGLYTDAITGSEQQAGAASRLVDGLGENCTLEVLTAAPVSKSLNFRLCLKGIGQQTFSGTASTYSRISPVFSYPNATSLCSDQDLSIEGFYKLSGGDSNSNTLAVPQGAVPADQDVLICGYGGGDTIEGSSANDVLEAGDLPGGTPPHPSADLNGQDGNDRLLGGKGDDTLNGGEGTMFWWEWTATTRWWAAAVKTGISQASVTTA, from the coding sequence ATGCATTTACACCACCAGCTACTGATCGAACAGCGGCAGCGTGTTGCGACAGGCTTCAGCCTTTTGGAACTCCTACTGGCCGCATCTATGGGAGGACTGCTGTGCATCGTTGCCGCCGACGCGATGATCGCCCATCTCCGTTCCAATGCCAGCCTGGAAGCAACAGAGCGACTGCGCAGCGACTGGAGCCGAACCAGTCATTTCATCGAGTCAGAGGTTGCCTTAAGCGAACGAGTTCTGACCAGCGCGGAGAGCGTAAACCTGAATCAATGCTCTACGGCGATTGCTGCCGACTCAGAATTTCGATTCGCACTAGAAATTAGAAGAGACCTACCACCTGCAATTTACTTTGTTCGGAGCAATTCTGACGATGCTGAACAACAGGTCTGGAACGGCAGTCACAGTCTCTTTCGCTGTGGACCGGGGATTGACCAAAATGGCCTTTACACCGACGCGATCACCGGCAGCGAACAACAAGCTGGCGCTGCAAGTCGCCTCGTGGATGGACTAGGAGAAAACTGCACCCTTGAGGTGCTCACAGCTGCCCCTGTGAGCAAATCACTGAACTTCCGCCTATGCCTGAAGGGAATCGGCCAACAGACCTTTAGCGGGACAGCCAGCACCTATTCGCGCATCAGTCCTGTTTTCTCCTACCCCAATGCCACAAGTCTGTGCAGCGACCAGGATCTAAGCATTGAAGGTTTTTACAAACTGAGTGGTGGCGACAGCAACAGCAACACGTTGGCCGTACCGCAGGGAGCGGTACCCGCCGACCAGGACGTGCTGATCTGTGGCTATGGAGGAGGAGACACGATTGAAGGTTCATCTGCCAATGACGTTCTGGAAGCCGGCGACCTTCCCGGTGGGACACCGCCCCATCCATCCGCTGATCTCAACGGGCAGGACGGCAACGACCGGCTGCTGGGAGGCAAGGGAGATGACACGCTCAATGGTGGCGAGGGGACGATGTTCTGGTGGGAGTGGACGGCAACGACACGCTGGTGGGCGGCAGCGGTGAAAACAGGTATCTCCCAGGCCTCGGTAACGACAGCGTGA
- a CDS encoding Tfp pilus assembly protein FimT/FimU yields MVIVAIAGILAGLSIPNFTRNWQDERLNSASKQTIAWLDDLRRKAIQQSSPCSVEISGNPALLTGSCQNLPDQTSTLDLRAEIANMDQLTFNLTSNSPSTWIFTPRGTTTTDAELRMTLEGSGLGRCIRLLGPLGLLRSGKLRSGTCIYTTSY; encoded by the coding sequence ATGGTGATCGTAGCTATCGCTGGAATTCTGGCTGGGCTATCCATTCCAAACTTCACACGAAACTGGCAGGACGAACGACTAAATAGCGCCAGCAAACAAACCATCGCCTGGCTGGATGACCTTCGCCGCAAAGCCATCCAACAATCCAGCCCTTGCAGTGTGGAGATCAGCGGCAATCCAGCTTTGCTGACCGGTAGCTGCCAGAACCTACCAGACCAAACCTCCACCCTGGATCTCCGCGCAGAGATTGCCAACATGGATCAACTGACCTTCAATCTAACCAGCAATAGTCCCAGCACCTGGATCTTCACGCCGCGTGGCACAACCACCACCGATGCAGAGCTGCGCATGACCCTGGAGGGTAGTGGTCTTGGACGCTGCATTCGGCTTCTCGGACCATTGGGACTTCTGCGAAGTGGAAAGCTCCGTTCAGGCACATGCATTTACACCACCAGCTACTGA
- the lepA gene encoding translation elongation factor 4, whose translation MTDVPASRIRNFCIIAHIDHGKSTLADRLLQDTGTVAARDMQEQFLDNMDLERERGITIKLQAARMEYKAADGETYILNLIDTPGHVDFSYEVSRSLQACEGALLVVDASQGVEAQTLANVYLAIENNLEIIPVLNKIDLPGADPERISEEIEAIIGLDCTGAIPCSAKSGLGVPDILQAVVDRVPPPPDRVNEPLRALIFDSYYDPYRGVIVYFRVISGSIGTKDKVLLMASKKTYELDEVGVMAPDQRKVDRLQAGEVGYLAASIKAVADARVGDTITLVNNPAPEPLPGYTEAKPMVFCGLFPTDADQYPDLREALDKLQLSDAALKYEPETSSAMGFGFRCGFLGLLHMEIVQERLEREYNLDLIVTAPSVIYQVNMLDETTVMVDNPATLPDPQKRESIEEPYVKLEIYTPNTYNGTLMELCQERRGEFIDMKYITTDRVTLHYEMPLAEVVTDFFDQMKSRTKGYASMEYSLIGYRKNDLVRLDVLINGEKADPLTTIVHRDKAYNVGKGLVEKLKELIPRQQFKIPIQASIGSRVIASESISAMRKDVLAKCYGGDISRKKKLLQKQAKGKKRMKAMGKVDVPQEAFMAVLKLNQ comes from the coding sequence ATGACCGACGTTCCCGCCTCACGGATCCGCAATTTCTGCATCATTGCCCACATCGACCACGGCAAATCGACCCTGGCCGATCGCCTGCTGCAGGACACCGGCACGGTGGCTGCCCGCGACATGCAGGAGCAGTTTCTCGACAACATGGATCTCGAGCGTGAGCGGGGCATCACGATCAAGCTCCAGGCCGCGCGGATGGAATACAAGGCGGCCGATGGTGAGACCTACATCCTCAACCTGATCGATACCCCCGGCCACGTTGACTTCTCCTATGAGGTGAGTCGCTCGCTGCAGGCCTGCGAAGGTGCGCTGCTGGTGGTGGATGCCAGCCAGGGCGTGGAAGCGCAAACCCTGGCGAACGTGTACCTGGCGATTGAGAACAACCTGGAGATTATTCCGGTTCTCAACAAGATCGATCTCCCCGGTGCTGATCCCGAGCGCATCAGCGAAGAGATCGAAGCGATCATTGGCCTCGATTGCACCGGTGCGATCCCCTGCTCCGCCAAGAGCGGCTTGGGTGTGCCCGACATCCTTCAGGCCGTGGTGGATCGAGTGCCGCCGCCGCCCGATCGGGTGAACGAGCCGCTGCGGGCGCTGATTTTTGATTCCTATTACGACCCCTACCGGGGCGTGATTGTGTATTTCCGGGTGATCTCCGGCTCGATCGGCACCAAAGACAAGGTGCTGCTGATGGCCAGCAAGAAAACCTATGAACTGGATGAAGTGGGCGTGATGGCCCCCGATCAGCGCAAGGTGGATCGCTTGCAGGCTGGCGAAGTGGGCTACCTGGCCGCCTCGATCAAGGCCGTGGCCGATGCGCGCGTGGGCGACACGATCACGCTGGTGAACAACCCGGCGCCGGAGCCGCTGCCGGGATACACCGAGGCCAAGCCGATGGTGTTCTGCGGCCTGTTCCCCACCGACGCTGATCAATACCCCGATCTACGCGAAGCGCTCGACAAGCTGCAGCTCAGCGACGCGGCCCTGAAATACGAGCCCGAAACCAGCAGCGCCATGGGCTTCGGTTTCCGTTGCGGCTTCCTCGGCCTGCTGCACATGGAGATCGTGCAGGAGCGGCTGGAGCGCGAATACAACCTTGATCTGATCGTGACCGCGCCATCGGTGATTTATCAGGTGAACATGCTCGATGAAACCACGGTGATGGTGGACAACCCCGCCACCTTGCCTGATCCGCAGAAGCGTGAATCGATCGAAGAGCCCTACGTGAAGCTCGAGATCTACACGCCCAACACCTACAACGGCACGCTGATGGAGTTGTGCCAGGAGCGGCGGGGTGAATTCATCGATATGAAATACATCACCACCGACCGGGTCACGCTCCACTACGAGATGCCCCTGGCTGAGGTGGTGACCGATTTCTTCGATCAGATGAAGAGCCGCACCAAGGGCTATGCCTCGATGGAGTATTCCCTGATCGGCTATCGCAAGAACGATCTGGTGCGCCTAGATGTGTTGATCAACGGCGAAAAGGCCGATCCGCTCACCACGATCGTGCACCGCGATAAGGCCTACAACGTGGGCAAGGGGCTGGTGGAGAAGCTCAAGGAATTGATCCCCCGCCAGCAGTTCAAGATCCCGATTCAGGCCTCGATCGGCAGCCGCGTGATCGCCTCCGAGAGCATCAGCGCCATGCGTAAAGACGTGCTCGCCAAGTGCTACGGCGGCGACATCTCCCGTAAGAAAAAGCTGCTGCAGAAGCAGGCCAAGGGCAAGAAGCGCATGAAGGCGATGGGCAAGGTGGATGTGCCCCAGGAGGCCTTCATGGCCGTGCTCAAGCTCAACCAGTGA
- a CDS encoding alpha/beta hydrolase has protein sequence MGSSVGAAEPSSAPLAVEDPAPAQPAGPVIVPPAPLEPPGATQTLRLASGAELWTIPYAALQQFVADGTINDRQLLQLAANSGWPDDQLRAALAKPYAVGLVPLANFLYSPAGVAFLQQQTQAFRPLMARGRDVRVEGLRAAILRTAEGGTISAMAILRELPTTFVVELGGPPTQRCSSLPCENPAQCTSTLSWWVFLPACLQAAAMNAPAAATAP, from the coding sequence GTGGGTTCTTCCGTTGGAGCAGCCGAGCCTTCCTCGGCACCATTGGCAGTGGAAGATCCAGCGCCGGCGCAGCCCGCGGGCCCTGTGATTGTTCCGCCAGCACCACTGGAGCCCCCAGGGGCCACCCAAACTCTGCGCCTGGCCAGCGGCGCCGAGTTGTGGACGATTCCCTATGCCGCCTTGCAGCAGTTCGTGGCAGATGGAACGATCAACGACCGCCAACTACTGCAGCTGGCCGCCAATTCCGGCTGGCCAGACGATCAGCTCCGTGCTGCCCTGGCCAAGCCCTACGCCGTAGGCCTGGTTCCCCTGGCAAATTTCCTGTATTCGCCTGCAGGTGTGGCTTTCCTGCAACAGCAAACCCAGGCTTTCCGCCCCTTGATGGCCCGCGGCCGCGATGTGCGGGTGGAGGGGCTGCGCGCCGCCATCCTGCGTACTGCCGAGGGAGGCACCATCTCGGCGATGGCGATCCTGCGGGAGCTGCCCACCACCTTTGTGGTGGAGCTGGGCGGCCCCCCCACGCAGCGCTGCTCCAGCTTGCCCTGCGAAAACCCAGCGCAGTGCACCTCCACCTTGAGCTGGTGGGTGTTCCTGCCGGCTTGCTTGCAGGCGGCGGCGATGAATGCGCCGGCTGCTGCTACTGCCCCCTGA
- a CDS encoding transposase family protein — translation MAISAASERYRSLSRAWKQRLLDELEALSGYHRKSLLRRLNQRTDQQQSSRRGQHRRRYGPEVVEALVPLWEASDRLCGKRLHALLPQLVESLEHHGHLQLEQSVRARVLMMSSATIDRLLAPVRQSSGGNGWRRPPRAHSGVRRRVQVRTFKGWDDHKQPGWLEIDLVAHCGGRLEGRFIWTLVATDIATGWSESLPVITRDGASVLAAIQRLRQQLPFPLRGIDADNDPAFMNALMEQWCDAPEQGIELTRSRAYQSNDQAWVEQKNGVLIRRVVGYERLVGLEAAQVLAELYAALRLFTNLFQPSFKLKSSVREGGRIKRLHHPPRTPLQQLLRTGVLGEQEAADLRELRQRCDPVALLATMRSCQSRLALLISGQHANAMAGDPLAWKSPEEEKRELERFLQGLQALWRQSRPMQKKPKPRQGRRSRVDPFEVHAALIPQWLEAEPDVGSQELLERLIALAPERYGPQHKRTLQRRIRDWRVARVQQALERAADRPEPKPWTEEGVLPSVN, via the coding sequence TTGGCGATCAGTGCGGCCTCAGAGCGTTACCGGAGCCTGAGCCGCGCTTGGAAGCAGCGCCTGTTGGATGAGTTGGAGGCGCTGAGCGGCTATCACCGCAAATCGCTGCTGCGCCGGTTGAACCAGCGAACCGATCAGCAGCAGAGCAGCCGGCGCGGCCAACACCGCCGCCGGTACGGCCCGGAGGTTGTTGAGGCGCTGGTACCGCTGTGGGAAGCCAGCGATCGGCTGTGCGGCAAGCGCCTGCATGCGCTGCTTCCGCAGCTGGTGGAATCACTCGAGCACCACGGTCACCTGCAGCTGGAGCAGTCGGTGAGGGCACGGGTGTTGATGATGAGCAGCGCCACGATTGACCGTCTGCTGGCCCCAGTGCGCCAGAGCAGTGGAGGCAATGGATGGAGACGCCCTCCCCGGGCCCACAGCGGTGTTCGCCGCCGCGTGCAGGTGCGCACGTTCAAGGGATGGGATGACCACAAGCAGCCCGGCTGGCTGGAGATCGATCTGGTGGCCCACTGCGGGGGGCGCCTGGAAGGTCGCTTCATTTGGACTCTGGTAGCCACCGATATCGCCACGGGCTGGAGCGAGAGCCTGCCGGTGATCACGCGCGATGGGGCCTCGGTGTTGGCCGCTATCCAGCGACTGCGGCAGCAACTTCCCTTCCCGTTGCGTGGAATCGATGCCGACAACGATCCAGCGTTCATGAATGCGCTGATGGAGCAGTGGTGTGATGCACCGGAGCAAGGGATCGAGCTCACCCGCTCACGCGCCTACCAGAGCAACGATCAGGCCTGGGTGGAGCAGAAGAACGGGGTGCTGATCCGCCGTGTGGTGGGCTACGAGCGCTTGGTGGGCCTGGAGGCCGCTCAGGTGCTAGCTGAGCTGTACGCGGCACTGCGGCTGTTCACGAACCTGTTTCAGCCGTCGTTCAAGCTCAAGAGCAGCGTGCGGGAGGGAGGCCGGATCAAGCGGCTGCACCACCCGCCGCGGACACCGCTGCAGCAGCTACTGCGTACCGGTGTGCTGGGCGAGCAGGAAGCCGCTGACCTCAGGGAGTTGAGACAACGGTGTGACCCTGTGGCGCTACTAGCCACGATGCGCAGCTGCCAGAGCCGGTTAGCGCTGTTGATCAGCGGCCAGCACGCCAACGCCATGGCGGGTGATCCGCTTGCCTGGAAATCCCCAGAAGAAGAAAAACGAGAGCTGGAGCGCTTTCTGCAGGGCTTACAGGCGCTGTGGCGCCAGAGCAGACCAATGCAGAAAAAGCCCAAACCGCGGCAAGGCCGCCGCAGCCGTGTGGATCCCTTTGAGGTTCATGCAGCCCTCATCCCCCAGTGGTTGGAGGCAGAGCCGGATGTGGGCAGCCAGGAGCTACTGGAGAGGCTGATCGCCTTGGCCCCTGAGCGCTATGGCCCCCAACACAAACGCACGCTGCAGCGGCGAATCAGGGATTGGCGCGTGGCCAGGGTGCAGCAGGCCCTGGAGCGTGCAGCAGACAGACCAGAACCCAAACCCTGGACAGAAGAGGGAGTGTTACCAAGCGTCAACTAA